A segment of the Nitrospirota bacterium genome:
AGGGGATCTCCAGAGAAGGCGAGCTCATTGACCTCGGGGTACAGGGTGACATAGTCGAGAAGTCAGGGGCGTGGTATAGTTATGGTGGCACGAGAATAGGTCAGGGACGGGAAAATGCAAAGGACTACCTGAAAAAAAATCCTGAAATGGCACTTGAGATTGAAGACAAGGTTCGCGAATCCTTTAATATCAGGAGGAACAATGGAAATCAATGAACTTCTGAAAGAGGCTTATTCGAGACAGGCTTCCGATCTTCATATCAAGGTAGGGTCTCCACCTGTGCTGAGGATTCATGGTGAGCTTGTCCCACTGCAAGGCATACAGAGAATAACACAGGAAGAGGCCCTCAAGATGGCTACTATCGTCATGAGTCCGGGCCAGAGGGAGCTGTTCAAGAAGAGACACGATATAGACCTCGCCTACAGCGTACCGGGACTCGGAAGATTCCGCTGCAATATACTTATCCAGCGCGGAACTATCGGCCTTGTCTTCAGGGTAATACCCATGAAAATACCTACACTGGACGAGCTTAACCTACCGGAGGTCCTGAAAAAAATAGCCCTCGAGCCCCGAGGATTAATCCTCGTCACCGGAACAACAGGCAGCGGCAAGTCTACCACCCTTGCTGCGATTATTGACCATATCAATAATAACCGCACGAATAACATCATTACAATTGAAGACCCGATCGAGTATCTCCACCGGGACAAAAAGAGTATCATTAACCAGAGAGAGGTCGGCTCTGATACAGAATCCTTCAGCAAGGCCCTGAGGGCCGCCCTCCGTCAGGACCCGGACGTCATACTGGTAGGAGAGATGAGAGATTTCGAGACCATACAAACAGCAATCACTGCCGCTGAAACAGGACACCTTGTTCTAAGCACACTACATACCACTGACGCCACAGAAACTGTAAACAGGATAATTGCGGTCTTCCCCCCGTATCAGCACAAACAGATACGGACTCAGCTTTCATCTGTAATAAAAGGAATCGTCTCCATGAGACTTGTGCCAAGGGCTGATGGCAGCGGTCGTGTCCCTGCGGTAGAGGTACTCATGGCAACCGAGACCATTAAAGAGTGTATTTTTGACCCTGACAAGACAAAAATGATCTCTGATGTTATTGCAAAGAGCAAGGTTCATTACGGAATGCAGACCTTTGACCAGTCCATTTACGATCTCTTCAAGTCCGGGCTTATAACCTATGAAGAGGCACTGATGCGCGCGACCAACCCTGATGATTTTACACTTAAGGTAAAAGGAATCCAGTCGACAAGTGACCTCACCTATGAAGATATCGAACAACAAAAGCAAGGGTCAAAGAGCGGCATCCCGATCGAGCGATTCCACCAGTAGTGCCAGGGGCTATGCCTTACGGCTCCTGAGTATCAGGGGAAGGAGTGAAAGGGAGCTCAGGGACCGTTTAAGGAGAAAGGGGTTTAAAGAAGACACCATCGATACAACTGTCTCGGCACTAAAAGAATTCGGCCTTATTGATGACCCGGCACTGGCAGATGATCTCATATCGTATGCCGTTAATAGAAAAAGCCTTGGCACAAGAGGAGTAAGAGCCCTGCTTCAAAAAAGAGGAATACCTGAGGATATTATTAACTCTTCGGGCATTGATACAATTGACGAGACAAAGAGTGCCGAGGAGCTTGTCCGGAAAAAGGTCAAGCTCTTTAAAGGACTTCCAAAAGAAAAGGTGATGAGGAGGCTCTACGGTATGCTGCAGCGGAGAGGGCATTCCTTTGAGACCATAAAGAGGGTTTTGGATGGAGAGAGGAAGAATCTGGAGTGAGGAAGTGATGGAGGATTGGAGTGATGGTAAATATATTAGACATAAATCAGGAGGTTGCGTTATGAAGAGGTCTTTACTGCTGTCTTTCTTGGTCTTTGTCTTATTCGCCGGCTGCACCAAGGCGATAAAATACACCTATGAGGAGATCAAGGACTACCCGCCACAGATTCAGGAACATATCAAAAAGGCCGCAGTGGTCACCGGCATGACACTCCAGCAGGTAAGATATGCCTGGGAGGCACCAACCATAGTAAAAGTCCTTAAACCAACACCTGACGGAAAGGACAGAGTCCAGTGGGAATATGACAGGTGGGGCGGGATGTTCAAGACCATACTGAGATTTACAGACGGCAAACTCACAGAGATAGTGAGTACGGAGCCGGGAATTGCAAAATAAGCAGGCTGGCAAGCTGGCAAGCGAGCAGGCTGGCAAGCTTAAAGGATAATAGGGCTGGCAGAATAAACAGGCTGACAAGCTTAAAAACTTAAAGGATTAAAAGCTTAAAGGATTAAAGGACTGAGCATTTTGTCGTTTTGTCTGCTTTCTGGCTTGTTAGCTTGCCAGCCAAAATATAAAAAACAAAGGACTTTTATGACGAGTAGAGAGATACGCGAGAGTTTTCTCCGGTTTTTCGGGGAAAGAGATCATGCGGTTGTAAAGAGCTCACCCCTTGTTCCCCATGACGACCCTACCCTGCTCTTTACCAATGCAGGAATGGTACAGTTCAAAGGGGTGTTTCTCGGAATCGAGAGCAGGCATTACAGGAGGGCCGCCTCCTGTCAGAAGTGTATGCGTGCAGGGGG
Coding sequences within it:
- a CDS encoding PilT/PilU family type 4a pilus ATPase; protein product: MEINELLKEAYSRQASDLHIKVGSPPVLRIHGELVPLQGIQRITQEEALKMATIVMSPGQRELFKKRHDIDLAYSVPGLGRFRCNILIQRGTIGLVFRVIPMKIPTLDELNLPEVLKKIALEPRGLILVTGTTGSGKSTTLAAIIDHINNNRTNNIITIEDPIEYLHRDKKSIINQREVGSDTESFSKALRAALRQDPDVILVGEMRDFETIQTAITAAETGHLVLSTLHTTDATETVNRIIAVFPPYQHKQIRTQLSSVIKGIVSMRLVPRADGSGRVPAVEVLMATETIKECIFDPDKTKMISDVIAKSKVHYGMQTFDQSIYDLFKSGLITYEEALMRATNPDDFTLKVKGIQSTSDLTYEDIEQQKQGSKSGIPIERFHQ
- a CDS encoding regulatory protein RecX, with the translated sequence MKISNNKSKGQRAASRSSDSTSSARGYALRLLSIRGRSERELRDRLRRKGFKEDTIDTTVSALKEFGLIDDPALADDLISYAVNRKSLGTRGVRALLQKRGIPEDIINSSGIDTIDETKSAEELVRKKVKLFKGLPKEKVMRRLYGMLQRRGHSFETIKRVLDGERKNLE